The proteins below are encoded in one region of Pleuronectes platessa chromosome 14, fPlePla1.1, whole genome shotgun sequence:
- the dhrs12 gene encoding dehydrogenase/reductase SDR family member 12 isoform X2 — MITGANSGIGKATAQEIANRGGIVHIVCRNKDRAEAAKDEIVERSKNQNVHVHVVDMSIARQVWEFAQSFSQTDAVHVLINNAGCMVNQRELTEEGLEKNFATNTLGTYILTTALIPALKKVQDPRVVTVSSGGMLTQKLNVDDLQCEKGTFEGTAVYAQNKRQQVILTERWASQHKEIHFSSMHPGWADTPAVQTSMPSFHAKMQSKLRTEAMGADTVVWLAAAAAAVKQPSGLFFQDRKAVATHLPLASSRSTPQEEEKLLAALEEFALKFKP; from the exons ATGATAACAGGAGCCAACAGTGGAATAGGAAAAGCCACAGCCCAGGAAATCGCCAACAGAG GAGGAATCGTTCACATCGTTTGTCGAAACAAGGACCGAGCAGAGGCAGCCAAAGATGAGATTGTTGAACGGAGTAAAAATCAG aaCGTTCACGTCCACGTCGTCGACATGTCCATTGCGAGACAAGTGTGGGAGTTTGCCCAGAGCTTCTCACAAACCGACGCTGTGCATGTGCTG ATCAACAATGCTGGCTGCATGGTCAACCAGAGAGAATTAACTGAGGAGGGTCTGGAGAAGAACTTTGCAACAAATACACTTG GTACTTACATCCTCACCACAGCACTGATACCTGCACTGAAGAAAGTCCAAGATCCAAGAGTG GTGACCGTGTCGTCCGGCGGGATGCTCACCCAGAAGCTGAACGTTGACGACCTGCAGTGTGAGAAGGGGACGTTTGAAGGCACCGCGGTCTACGCTCAGAACAAG AGACAGCAGGTGATTCTGACGGAGAGATGGGCTTCTCAACACAAAGAGATCCACTTCTCCTCCATGCACCCAGGCTGGGCCGACACACCAG cTGTCCAGACGTCCATGCCATCCTTCCACGCCAAGATGCAATCCAAGCTGAGGACGGAGGCCATGGGGGCCGACACCGTGGTGTGGCTtgctgcggctgcggctgcaGTCAAACAGCCAAGCGGACTCTTCTTCCAGG ATCGGAAAGCGGTGGCGACACACTTGCCTCTGGCGTCCTCCAGGTCGACaccgcaggaggaggagaagcttctGGCTGCGCTGGAGGAGTTCGCCCTCAAGTTTAAACCTTAG
- the dhrs12 gene encoding dehydrogenase/reductase SDR family member 12 isoform X3, which yields MSVYRNAVWLVKGLQEYTKSGYEAAAKHFVPADLDVNLSGRSFMITGANSGIGKATAQEIANRGGIVHIVCRNKDRAEAAKDEIVERSKNQNVHVHVVDMSIARQVWEFAQSFSQTDAVHVLINNAGCMVNQRELTEEGLEKNFATNTLGTYILTTALIPALKKVQDPRVVTVSSGGMLTQKLNVDDLQCEKGTFEGTAVYAQNKRQQVILTERWASQHKEIHFSSMHPGWADTPGIVFSL from the exons ATGTCGGTCTACAGGAACGCAGTTTGGTTAGTGAAAGGCCTCCAGGAGTACACCAA GAGTGGCTATGAAGCAGCAGCGAAGCATTTTGTCCCAGCTGACCTGGACGTGAACCTGAGTGGGAGGTCCTTCATGATAACAGGAGCCAACAGTGGAATAGGAAAAGCCACAGCCCAGGAAATCGCCAACAGAG GAGGAATCGTTCACATCGTTTGTCGAAACAAGGACCGAGCAGAGGCAGCCAAAGATGAGATTGTTGAACGGAGTAAAAATCAG aaCGTTCACGTCCACGTCGTCGACATGTCCATTGCGAGACAAGTGTGGGAGTTTGCCCAGAGCTTCTCACAAACCGACGCTGTGCATGTGCTG ATCAACAATGCTGGCTGCATGGTCAACCAGAGAGAATTAACTGAGGAGGGTCTGGAGAAGAACTTTGCAACAAATACACTTG GTACTTACATCCTCACCACAGCACTGATACCTGCACTGAAGAAAGTCCAAGATCCAAGAGTG GTGACCGTGTCGTCCGGCGGGATGCTCACCCAGAAGCTGAACGTTGACGACCTGCAGTGTGAGAAGGGGACGTTTGAAGGCACCGCGGTCTACGCTCAGAACAAG AGACAGCAGGTGATTCTGACGGAGAGATGGGCTTCTCAACACAAAGAGATCCACTTCTCCTCCATGCACCCAGGCTGGGCCGACACACCAG ggattgttttctctctgtag
- the dhrs12 gene encoding dehydrogenase/reductase SDR family member 12 isoform X1, protein MSVYRNAVWLVKGLQEYTKSGYEAAAKHFVPADLDVNLSGRSFMITGANSGIGKATAQEIANRGGIVHIVCRNKDRAEAAKDEIVERSKNQNVHVHVVDMSIARQVWEFAQSFSQTDAVHVLINNAGCMVNQRELTEEGLEKNFATNTLGTYILTTALIPALKKVQDPRVVTVSSGGMLTQKLNVDDLQCEKGTFEGTAVYAQNKRQQVILTERWASQHKEIHFSSMHPGWADTPAVQTSMPSFHAKMQSKLRTEAMGADTVVWLAAAAAAVKQPSGLFFQDRKAVATHLPLASSRSTPQEEEKLLAALEEFALKFKP, encoded by the exons ATGTCGGTCTACAGGAACGCAGTTTGGTTAGTGAAAGGCCTCCAGGAGTACACCAA GAGTGGCTATGAAGCAGCAGCGAAGCATTTTGTCCCAGCTGACCTGGACGTGAACCTGAGTGGGAGGTCCTTCATGATAACAGGAGCCAACAGTGGAATAGGAAAAGCCACAGCCCAGGAAATCGCCAACAGAG GAGGAATCGTTCACATCGTTTGTCGAAACAAGGACCGAGCAGAGGCAGCCAAAGATGAGATTGTTGAACGGAGTAAAAATCAG aaCGTTCACGTCCACGTCGTCGACATGTCCATTGCGAGACAAGTGTGGGAGTTTGCCCAGAGCTTCTCACAAACCGACGCTGTGCATGTGCTG ATCAACAATGCTGGCTGCATGGTCAACCAGAGAGAATTAACTGAGGAGGGTCTGGAGAAGAACTTTGCAACAAATACACTTG GTACTTACATCCTCACCACAGCACTGATACCTGCACTGAAGAAAGTCCAAGATCCAAGAGTG GTGACCGTGTCGTCCGGCGGGATGCTCACCCAGAAGCTGAACGTTGACGACCTGCAGTGTGAGAAGGGGACGTTTGAAGGCACCGCGGTCTACGCTCAGAACAAG AGACAGCAGGTGATTCTGACGGAGAGATGGGCTTCTCAACACAAAGAGATCCACTTCTCCTCCATGCACCCAGGCTGGGCCGACACACCAG cTGTCCAGACGTCCATGCCATCCTTCCACGCCAAGATGCAATCCAAGCTGAGGACGGAGGCCATGGGGGCCGACACCGTGGTGTGGCTtgctgcggctgcggctgcaGTCAAACAGCCAAGCGGACTCTTCTTCCAGG ATCGGAAAGCGGTGGCGACACACTTGCCTCTGGCGTCCTCCAGGTCGACaccgcaggaggaggagaagcttctGGCTGCGCTGGAGGAGTTCGCCCTCAAGTTTAAACCTTAG